The Salvia splendens isolate huo1 chromosome 21, SspV2, whole genome shotgun sequence genome includes a window with the following:
- the LOC121784837 gene encoding E3 ubiquitin-protein ligase At1g63170-like — translation MDFPILGYHHKILTDETDLLMEGANSRSDTEHVIDITSSGSASSSNSSHERPPPGLEQQRSEDLPSTSARVPLYQPQPFTASGSISRNSLSRRGSTRSRQRSPLNSGLWISVELILTVSQIIAAIVVFSLSRSEKPHAPLRTWVVGYASGCLAILPLLYWRFKHRNQSQEQDSSQNGQDASLSNNSAVPFSRRSINREDSWTTGTTTRSTQSNELLNSRLKVFVEYLKLALDCFFAVWFVVGNVWIFGGHSSSAEAPNLYRLCIVFLTFSCIGYAMPFILCATICCCLPCIISVLGIREDFTQNRGATQDSINSLPTYKYKMKKNKNSKEHSSNATEGGIVAAGTERERVISVEDAVCCICLAKYVNNDELKELPCAHFFHKDCVDKWLKINATCPLCKAEVCDTLFSSLTAATASLQNSTMLYR, via the exons ATGGATTTTCCCATTCTGGGATATCATCATAAAATTTTAACTGACGAAACCGATTTGTTGATGGAGGGAGCTAACAGTCGCAGTGATACTGAACACGTTATTGACATAACAAGCAGTGGTAGTGCTTCTTCATCTAATTCATCCCATGAAAGGCCACCACCTGGTTTGGAACAGCAAAGGAGTGAAGACCTGCCATCTACTAGTGCTAGGGTTCCCCTTTATCAGCCTCAACCTTTTACTGCCAGTGGGTCAATCTCAAGGAATTCACTAAGTCGAAGAGGAAGTACTCGCAGCCGACAAAGAAGTCCATTAAATTCCGGGTTATGGATATCGGTTGAGCTTATATTAACAGTCAGCCAAATTATAGCAGCTATTGTTGTCTTTTCCTTGTCAAGAAGTGAGAAACCACATGCCCCTTTGAGAACATGGGTTGTTGGATATGCATCTGGCTGTTTGGCAATACTTCCTCTTCTATATTGGCGTTTTAAACATCGCAATCAAAGTCAAGAGCAGGACTCATCTCAGAACGGACAAGATGCTTCCCTGAGCAATAACTCTGCTGTTCCTTTCTCAAGGAGATCAATAAACAGAGAAGACAGCTGGACAACTGGTACAACAACTAGAAGCACTCAAAGTAATGAATTGCTGAATTCGAG GCTTAAGGTATTTGTCGAATATTTGAAGCTAGCTTTGGACTGCTTCTTTGCCGTGTGGTTTGTCGTTGGAAATGTATGGATTTTTGGAGGCCACTCGTCTTCTGCTGAAGCTCCAAATTTATACAG GTTGTGCATAGTGTTTCTGACCTTCAGCTGTATTGGATATGCTATGCCGTTTATTCTGTGTGCTACGATCTGCTGCTGCCTCCCCTGTATAATATCAGTCCTGGGCATCAGAGAAGATTTTACTCAGAACCGTGGAGCTACTCAAGATTCGATTAACTCTCTACCAAcctataaatataaaatgaagaAAAACAAGAACAGTAAGGAACATAGCTCTAATGCAACCGAGGGTGGGATAGTGGCTGCTGGAACAGAGAGAGAGCGCGTAATATCAGTAGAGGATGCT GTTTGTTGCATTTGCTTAGCGAAATATGTCAACAACGACGAGCTCAAGGAGCTACCTTGCGCTCATTTCTTCCACAAGGACTGCGTGGATAAATGGCTGAAAATCAACGCCACGTGCCCACTCTGCAAAGCCGAGGTTTGTGATACCCTTTTCAGCTCGCTCACTGCAGCAACTGCCAGCCTGCAAAACAGCACCATGCTGTATCGGTGA